The nucleotide sequence GCCCCTCCACGATGCCCGCGCCGCGGCGGAGGTACACTGTGAGCGAGCTATATTGAAAGGTTTCGGCGGTGGATGTCGTGCGCCTTTGGGAACCTATGCGCAGTGTATTGGCAATACCTTGGATATCCGTGCTATCGCCTGCAATCCTGATACGGGCAAGAAATTATGCATACACGAAGAAGCCTCCGTGGAAGAGGCGCAAAGACAGGGCGAAGACATCGGTTTGCGATTAGCTAAAGGCTTACAATTGTGTTGAAGAACCATTTTTTTTATAGCGCCATCGACAATAAAAACATCGTTGTTACCCGGGCACAATCTCAGGCGAAAAGTTTTGGAGAAAAACTTGAACGCCACGGTGCACATGTCCTGTACCTGCCGCTCATTCAAATTGAAAAAAATGCAGCGATCCAATGCCCCAACAATTTGGAAGACTTCGATTGGCTGCTATTGACGAGTGTCAACGCTGTTCATTATTTTTCGCAATGTCTAGAAAAAATGCAAAAGTCCTGGGCGGATATTGCCCACTGCCGGGTAGCTGTGATTGGAGAGGCAACAAAGAAAGCGGCGGAATCACAGGGACTGGTGCCGGAAGTTTTACCGGAACCCTATGTGGCAAGTGCCTTGCTAAAGAGTCTTTTCACGGCGGAACAACACCCTATTGGAAAACGGATCCTATATCCTAAAGGCAATCTCGCCAATCCGGAAATTGAATGTGCCTTAAAGATTCGCGGAATGGACGTTTCTTCCGTAATATGTTATGAGACCAAACACCGCAGAATCACCCCCGATGAAGCTAAAACACTGAGTGCATTTAAACCGCATATTGTAACTTTTTTTAGTCCTTCCGCAGTCCATTCTTTTATGGCATCACGATTGAATCGGAGCGTACTTTCAGCAATTCAACCGGTCGTTTATGCTTCTATAGGCCCCGTAACATCCCGTGCTCTTTTTGAGGCTAGACTGGATCCCGTCGTGGAAGCAGACTTACAAACAGAAGACGCCCTTATTGACGGTCTGAACGATTATTATGCTAAACGAGGAGAGCATTACAGGAACTGAGTTGTGCGCAACTTAAGGAGAAATAAAAATGGCTTTTGTAGTCTGTGACCCCTGCATTAAATGTAAATATACGGAATGTGTCAGTGTATGCCCCGTTGATTGTTTTCGTGAGGGGAAAAACATGTTGGTCATTGATCCTGATGAATGCATTGATTGCGGTGTATGTGTGGAGGAATGTCCGGTACGAGCCATTTATTGCGATGAGGAAGTGCCCGAAAAGTGGCAAGAATATATTGAGATCAACCAAAAATATTCAAAAC is from Candidatus Hydrogenedentota bacterium and encodes:
- a CDS encoding uroporphyrinogen-III synthase, giving the protein MLKNHFFYSAIDNKNIVVTRAQSQAKSFGEKLERHGAHVLYLPLIQIEKNAAIQCPNNLEDFDWLLLTSVNAVHYFSQCLEKMQKSWADIAHCRVAVIGEATKKAAESQGLVPEVLPEPYVASALLKSLFTAEQHPIGKRILYPKGNLANPEIECALKIRGMDVSSVICYETKHRRITPDEAKTLSAFKPHIVTFFSPSAVHSFMASRLNRSVLSAIQPVVYASIGPVTSRALFEARLDPVVEADLQTEDALIDGLNDYYAKRGEHYRN
- a CDS encoding ferredoxin family protein encodes the protein MAFVVCDPCIKCKYTECVSVCPVDCFREGKNMLVIDPDECIDCGVCVEECPVRAIYCDEEVPEKWQEYIEINQKYSKLWPVIRDSQDPLPTADSFSETENKRSHFDPEPGLGSRDSLEDEEE